The Montipora capricornis isolate CH-2021 chromosome 3, ASM3666992v2, whole genome shotgun sequence genome window below encodes:
- the LOC138041382 gene encoding uncharacterized protein, which translates to MELSGLSNEVLRLLLAQNNLLITGSREQLIERLGSISPSNPSATRTRNSDASASAAKRPRTNRQEPGSSDLPDERRDPTPEDELPGDTPTEPNDNNPEDIQDGGRNEAPPANSAFDPANLATLIGNIVDQKLKNFRPAVQSASSLPTALPTSSSTPQLATTRELGDPTFVASLLSQPSSSTSADLHLPSVTPSSSLADHVPTKTKQAVLRDPTIHSGDSATITTEGPNAAKTPAPSATAAKPATETTQLSATMTPLQNLEARLIRNHQTAEALLSMTPLTPVNIPLLSNLLKTHPNQTFVANLTAGLTEGFRVGYQGSRLPKTAKNLPSAYRHPSIIEGNLLEEVELGRLAGPFESPPLSKFSDPSPRAGSQKE; encoded by the exons ATGGAACTCTCCGGGCTTAGCAACGAAGTCCTACGTCTTCTGTTAGCGCAGAACAACTTGCTAATCACAGGTTCACGCGAACAGTTGATCGAGCGGCTCGGCTCGATCTCCCCTTCGAATCCCTCGGCCACACGCACGCGAAACTCTGACGCCTCTGCATCAGCCGCCAAACGTCCACGCACCAACCGCCAAGAACCAGGGAGCAGTGACCTTCCGGACGAGCGCCGCGATCCCACGCCGGAGGATGAATTACCCGGCGACACACCAACCGAACCAAACGACAACAACCCAGAggatatccaagatggcggccgcaACGAGGCCCCTCCCGCGAACTCTGCATTTGACCCAGCAAATCTGGCTACGCTGATCGGCAACATCGTCGATCAAAAGCTGAAGAACTTCAGGCCAGCCGTGCAAAGTGCCTCGTCACTTCCAACAGCGCTTCCAACGTCCTCTTCGACACCTCAGCTCGCAACAACTCGAGAACTTGGGGACCCAACCTTCGTGGCGAGTCTCCTTTCTCAACCATCTTCGTCAACAAGCGCcgaccttcatctaccttccgTTACACCGTCATCTTCTCTCGCTGATCACGTCCCTACAAAGACCAAGCAAGCTGTTTTACGCG ACCCAACAATACACAGCGGGGACTCTGCAACAATTACAACCGAGGGACCAAATGCAGCCAAGACCCCTGCCCCTTCAGCCACCGCTGCAAAACCTGCCACGGAGACCACCCAGCTTTCCGCCACGATGACCCCCCTTCAAAACCTAGAAGCCAGACTGATAAGAAATCATCAAACCGCTGAAGCCCTGTTGTCCATGACGCCTCTGACCCCTGTGAATATTCCCCTCTTATCCAACCTTCTCAAGACCCATCCCAATCAGACCTTCGTAGCTAACCTAACTGCTGGGCTAACCGAGGGTTTTCGGGTGGGCTACCAAGGCAGCCGTCTTCCTAAAACAGCCAAAAACCTTCCTTCGGCTTACCGCCACCCCTCAATTATCGAAGGCAACCTCCTAGAAGAAGTTGAACTTGGTCGCCTCGCAGGCCCTTTTGAATCCCCCCCCCTTTCCAAATTTTCAGATCCATCCCCTCGGGCTGGTTCCCAAAAAGAATAG